Below is a window of Garra rufa chromosome 24, GarRuf1.0, whole genome shotgun sequence DNA.
GCTGATGGAGTTTCTGTGTGTCTCCGCAGCTGTACAGATAATCTGCTTGTTCTAAAACTTCTTCAGCTGGACAGAAGATGTTCTTCAATAAACCAGCAGCGCTAAAACTTGATGTAAAGCTCAATGTTGACAAAAACAAGAAACACTACCTGAGACCAGCGCTCGAACCGAAGAGAAATGAGTGATTCTGTCATAGATGAGGAATGACAGCGGAGTCACAGCCACCAGAAATGAAGCTTTTCTGTTCTGACAGCCACAAAACACACAACACCGCTCACAAATACAACAACTCTATTGATAATCGTCAGAAATCACAGCACCGCTTCTATGACTGACATTCATTTGCTCTTTCACCCATaacctctctctctcacacacacacacacacacactttaaccTGGTCATGTCCTGCATTTGATCCTCACTAACATTCTGAGGTAGGGTTACTTACTAAAGTTCTGATTCGATCGGTCCAAATGCACTCATTCATCTTCCTGATCTTCACATTTCTGCTCACAAACCGCTTGAAAACTCCGAATAAAGTCGCGGACGCCATCAGATCTGTCTGAACACCAGACTCGTATTCTGTGTGAGTTCTAGCTGTGCTTCTGTTGTAGAGCAGGTTAGCGCTGCTAATAAGGCTAATGTGTGTTTCCTGTGCTGTTTCCTCCAGCAGGCGGCGCTCAACACTCACTGCCGGAAAAAGATAAGCACTTGTCGCAAAATAGTCCTTGCCTCTAATAAGCTATCATTTTCAAACTGTTGAAATGTAACCTCACGACGACAATACAAAGATACATAGTGCAGAGAAGTCGAGCGAGAGGAACATCACGCTGCATGATGAAACACGTGACGCCGTTTAAGAGACTGGAGATGACGCCAGCAGGAGATGCGCTGAATCTGTTGTTGTTTGTAACCACGGCAACCAGTTACATTTAATGTCAGTTGCTGAGGAGAAACATAGTGAAACTTTGTTACTTAAGTATGCAATAATAGAAACAACGTCGCGTTTTCTGAAAGCATGTTACGAAACATGTTTAAGATCAAGATTCTCACGTTTCATTCAAGTGTTAATAAGAAGAATAAGAATAAGTCACTGTGTGGCATTTtacattcatttaaatatttaaattaaatatggatgtaaatattgcattttaATCAACTACAGTTTTTCACACTTGCTAaaactatggcaagccgttcagGAAAAAATTAATGTGTATTGTGTGAATATGGATTGGTTGACTGGTTGAATGTATGGTTTAATCACAAATGCATTCGTTCATAATACATTGGTATAACCAGACATGTATTGGTTTAGATACATCGGTCTGATCACATGCACATGGGTTTGCTCCTGTATACGTTGGTTCATTCAAGTAAACATTGGGCTTCTCAATAATGCAATGGTTTCCTCAACTATGTATTGGTTGAGATAAATCGGTTTCCTCAAGTATACATTGGTTTGTATGTATATTGTTTTCTTCAAGTATATTATGGTTTAGATACATTGGTTAGCTCAAGTATACATTGGTTTGTTCAGCTGTAGATTGGTTTAGATACATTGGTTTACTTAAGCTTATATTGTTTTCTTCAATTACATATTGGCTTAGATATATCGGTTTCCTCAACTGTGTATTGGTTATTATATATTGGTTTATTCAAGTATACCTTGGTCTGTATATATTGGTTTCTTCAGGAACATATtggtttgtgtatatatatattgctttatTCAAGTATATATTGGTCTGTATATATTGGTTTCTTCAGGAATATATtggtttgtgtatttatatattggtTTATTCAAGTATATATTGGTTTAGATATACCGGTTTCCTCAACTATATATTGGTTAGTATACATTGGTTTATTCAAGTATACATTGGTCTGTATATATTGGTTCGTGTATTTATACATTGGTTTATTCAAGTATATATTGGTTTAGATTTACTGGTTTGCTCAACTATGTATTGGTTTGTTCAAGTATGCatcgttcccttccggagggaactcaacgctgcgtcctggtggacactatgagaactgccttcagcatgaccggttctgaagctgttatcgaacaacgacaatgaactttgacattggccggcgccagcctatgacgtcatcacacggatccgtgtcagagaaatctgacacctgatgacgcacacgacctatgtgtgttttgtttgggtgaagagcacgcgcgctctgtccTTGAGGGGACAGAGTGCCCGCACTGTGATAGTTTCTCCATGAAGAAACTACATtctcgtttgtcccttttctcgaggggATTGggacatccatctgccccacgcggctCTGGCCCCGCGGCGGCTGAGATCGTGGGGATCGCAGGTGGAGCTGGCCGACGAGTTTGATAGAGGTGTGAACGAATGCATTTGTGATTAAACCTTACATTCAACCAGTCAACCAATCCATATTCACACAATCAGTGgggatttctttaagactgcaagggaagctcagcttcccctataatgtcacaaaattaatggtcaaattacgtactattgtattaacattttattgactaaaaatgcgttagaaaacgttcatctcaaagacgaattcgttcagaatcagttagatatagcaggtcggctgacttgattttcttctcatacattcccgtagcgtcacagtgcatttccccattgaagcccagcgtccattgacttcaatggggctgctttgaacgttttttttcagtgctttgaaactagacggtcattggataaacgctgcgattatgtcccgcccacggacgctcagcgtctctgggggtgaatgaggagtgggctggcctggacgctgagcttctgcgtgatgattggagggtctgtcgaaagattgcatctccttttgactgacagcgattttgtcctataaggaatcgctgaagctattcgttcgcactctctgcgctcagtcccatcgtggtggatttctcaagttcagtcgaaataaacactgctgcaacctatttctttatatttgcttggcgaaattgcttgattttcatcatacatttcacacaattatacaccacattccttgtttcacttttacagagtttaatatttttttttagatcattcattcatatgaaactgcacacgaaaagtcactggaaaagacgcctagttggtacgacagggtcacagaccattttcttgaaaaggaacgtagggcagaatttacttttaaataaatagacaattttatgatgtagaccgaaaatgagcttcccctatttgacagaccagtagccgccactgcacACAATACACATGAATTTTTTCCTGAACGGCTTGCCATATAAAACACTAAACCCTATTCTCTGAACCAAATCTAACTCTTTCTGTAAAACCTTAAACAAGTTCAGGCAGTTTAGACACTGTTTGCGGATCTCATGCACTTTTTTTGCTAAACTTTAAACACATTCTCACTAAGACACAATTTGCTCTGTGATGAACTTGTGATGCAAAACCCTAAACACAGGAAAGCATCGTCGTCGTTTACACACAATCATTCAAAATTCTTCACACttgtttctatttaaataaagaaattataaGCCAGTTCAAAGTGCACAAATGGCACAGGTGCATCCGTCAATCTGAGAGGAGTGTGAAGAGGAGGAAGAGCAAAACCAAGAACAGTCTTTTCAGATGAAATTAGAGCTACTGTGATAGACCATGTTCTTGTGCATGAAATGACAGAGTTCAGCCAAATTTGAGCAGATTCTGTGGCCACCATAATCAGTTGGAAAAGTAAAGTTAACAACCTTTTTTGCACTGTATATTTTATACACTGTATTATGGTCATTTCAGTATATTCTTGTGTAGATCTGCAAGACCACGTTAGGGTagcatttctcaatacttaggtcactttttcaaaactcttcacacaacaCCATGTGGACTAAACTGTGGATCAGTTATCATTTGCACATGTTTACGTACTGTTTTCAAAACGGTTAAACTTAAGTTCAAAACCTAGcgcaatacaaaaataaataaatttgtaacAATTCTACAATAATATCAAATAGAAAAATACTTGTGTGACCGAGTATGCAAGTTCCCTCCCCTGCATTTATGATTGACAGCCTTTTAGAGCCGGGGATTTGTTATATAAAGGATGCGTCATGGCTAGCTCCGCCCCTATGCATGTTTTAATAGACTGCCCAGCGTATAATGCTGAGAGGGAAGTCCTGCTGCTACATAGTGTCAAAGCGAGATTTGCTTTCCTTTTCTGCAGTTAAACCATCAGTATGGAAGCATGTTATGACATTTCTAAAGTCAACTAGATTGTATGAGAGAATATAAAAGTTTAaggtcttatttatttattttattggtttttttttaattattatttaacataaaaCGTCTAAGTCCCCACTGATACTACACACCCACAACAGTTGGTGGCGGTAATGCACCATGTTGGATGCCAACCACCAATAAActtaaagaagaagaagaagaagaagaagctccGCCCCTTATTCCAGTTAGTCCCTGGGTGCTTTTCAATATCCCTCCTCATTTCCTCGCTCCTCCGTCCTCCATCCTATGACCCGGAACCCGATCGAGCtcagccatcttgtaggacatctcaattctTTAATTGCACCGTGAGGAGGCGAGGATCGAGGAGTGAGGAGGCTTCCTGAGGAGTCTTGAGCGAGGATACGCAGGTGTTTCCTATGCGGAAGTGTTTTATCGACTAAATGTGACGCACTCCTCCCCCTTCGGATGGGTCATAataatttacatatatatttgacctttgcagtgtaaataatgtcatatatttaaacagggcatcttgctttgttaataattattatgaatgcctTAAATAACGAACTTTAACAACATATGGGCAGATCTCTTTAGCGCAGCTGATGACGCTTTGAAGTGATGAAGAATATTCCAATGTTCCTCCTTTCATTCCTCTatcctcatttcctttccttaaatccttccctcgtatcctaagggggtggagctaagacgtgaggaaaggaagcaaggaaaggaaaccaggatgcaaaaataagaaatgaaaagcaCCCCCTCTGTCGTAATACCAAATATTCCTCCTTGGTTGCTTCCTATGCCTCAAGTTGATTTTCATCTTCAATATAAGTTTAAGAACAAAAAAACTTTACATAAGGAGGTCGTAGTACAACAGTATTTGGGCCAAGCATATTCCTCAATGCTTCATATATTCACTGATGGATCAAAGGATCCAGCTTCTGGGCATACGGCTGCAGCTGTATACATTCAGAAATATCAAGTCAAAATTCAGAAAAGCATAACCAATTATGCATCTGTTTTTACAACTGAGCTGATAGCAATTTTGTTGGCTATTCAGTGGGTAGAGGAAGTTAAGCCAATAAGGGCAGTTATTTGCTCAGACTCTATATCATCTCTAAATAGTTTGTCAGGTGGGACATCAACAGTAAGGCAAGAATTGATTTATGAGATACTTATAAACCTGCTTAGAATACAAGATATGGGTATAATCCTGAGATTCGTATGGGTACCTGCTCACGTAGGAGTACAGGGGAATGAAATAGTTGATAAATTGGCTAAACAGGCGATGAAACATACGACTATTGAAGTGCAAATTCCACTAAGTAAAGCAGAAATAAAAGGAATAATCAAAAATCACATCAATAAAAAGTGGCAAGAAATGTGGGACAGGGGAATAAAGGGTAGGCACCTATATAGCATTCAAAAACAAGTTGGTAAAGGGAGATTATGCCTCAACAACAGAAGAGAAGATATCATTATTACACGATTGCGGATAGGACATTCTAGTTTAAATCATTCATTGTACATAATAGGGAAACATCAAACTGGATTGTGTATATTCTGTAGTGAAGTAGAGACAATTGAACATGTACTTCTACACTGTACAGCATATAATAGAGAAAGAGGCGAGTTGACTAAGAAATTGAAGGATCTAAGTATAACTAATTTCAGTTTAACAAATCTATTAAGTTATGCTTCAGAACATTCAAGAGTGCAAAAAGAAATACTGTATTATCTCAAAGTTACAGGATTGGAAGGaagaatttagttttttatttattttttctttttaattgtaacCCCCGTCGAagcttcacactccagtccagttgGTGGCGGTAATACACCATACATTGGCTTGTCAACCGCCAATAAACgatacaagaagaagaagaagctccGCCCCTTGGTGCGTGCAGACTTACACCTGAAAGGTATGTTTCAGCTGTTTGGATAATGTTGCAGTGAGTTGGGCATATCAgttaataatgtttatttattatagcTGGAATAGCATCTTATTCGCGGCTTCGCGTTGGTGTGTAGGCTGTCACTAACCCCCGGTGGGTTAAGTTTCATTAATCGTTTGCATAGCGTTCACGTTTGCCATAACTCGCCTTCTTTTATTCCAGCTGGGTTGATTCCACTCATCCTCCTGTAAACTACTGAGATTTGAGCTGTGAACAATTGTATGACTTGTGTGTCTAGGTGACCGATATCTGGTATGTatagttacatttttaataaataattgatTGGATTTAATTAACGATCTGTTTTTATCAGGAAAAACTTTCTTTGGGAGCGCTTCGTCTTTTTGCGTGATCTCTTCCTGCATAGAACGgaattaagacggcgctgctgttttgctgtattttcgtttatttttgtttgttccttttttttttccgcGCTAAAGCCGGTAGCTGTGGCAGTAGCTGTCCTGATTATCTGATCTCCTGTGTGTCAAGTTGTGCTTTGATCTGCCTTTTAGTCCAAAGAATTACCGGCTGCGTGTAAGTTTCGTTTTGTGATTTCTTTTGTTTTGGAGTTCAGTTGTTTCTTTTGTTGTTTGTGTAATTATTCTTAGTTTCGGTTGtcattgtatgatttattttgtttattgtatgtttttctttattGATTTTTGTCTTCTGCTCCGTCTGAATCTGACGATTTTCAAGTTATTGTCTaactttttgttttgtatttttctttCAACACTTATGAAGTGACAATTGTCTGTTGTGCTGTGCATACTTCAACAATTTGGAAATCGTGTATTTAATTTTCAGTGTGATGTTGGTGTATTCTGATtaattgttttcttttgtgttttaggCCCCTGTGTGACGTATTGAGTCATAtagcttttaaaattattttattcaattattgTAAACTTAATAAACATTTTTCTATACTGATATTCTATGTCTCTGCCCTTCATGGTACGTTTGTTTGGTTTCCATCTAGTATTCAGTTCCCCTTACTTTAAAggagtgattctcaactccactCCAACTCCAGtccagattcagaaacatacaaaatgtgcagagcagtgggccccgaggactggagttgagaatcactgcttTAAAGGAGTGGCGTAGTCAGCATTAATACTCCGTTTTAAGGGTTGGTATCTATAGTGTGATTGATTTGCCTCCTGTGGCCACACTACACTTGCATGTAAAAAATCAAAGCAGTTGCATGTAGCTGAACAAGTGTTACAGTTTTCACTTTCATTACCATCTATACAAAAGTGGAAAACTAGGaataattttttaatgtaaacAGTCCATGTTTACATTGCTGTATGTTCATGTAACATACGACAATGATGTATAAACGGTATAGATTATCATtcttgtttttaaagaaattttacaAAAGAAAACCTTGTACAATACTAcctgttattgttttgttttttttaaggttGTGTTCTGAGTGATAAAGTGTTTGGTGAAAAACCTTTGCTAGAGTTATGTAAGAATGAGTTGatttgcaaaaacattttttgaaaccaTCACCTAAACCTTAAACACAAATCCAAATGTTCAAACTAAATTCACAGACCCCCTGACTCTTCTGGCAAAATCAAACAATCGCTTCAAAACCATTTCACCTGCACTCAacatcaaaaaacatttttaaatcataCACTCAATACTAAACACACTACAGCTCATTCATTAGACACTACATCAAAATAAGGAGAACAGTGTCCAGTGCATGTAGTTACAAAAAAAGAATGTTTACTGTATATAGTCATtactttgcaagaaaaaagatacataaacacacactcaAAAAACATATACAGACTACAAACACAATCACACCTAAGTTTGGTGAATATAccaaaaaataggaaaaatacacacacatatggtAGACTGATGTCTTTCAAGTTTTAGAAGCACAATttgttcaataaaaaataaattgctatTAGTTCTTTTCCTGAGTTTAGTGGTGAAGACTGACAGAGCTGATGAGGATCAATCTGCACtgaatgtgtgtgttttctgatATATAGTGATTGACAGAGCTCATCACATTCATTCTAACTGTAATCCTACATAAAACCTAAAATAAGGATTACACAACTGAGTGAACGCACACACATCTGGTTTactgtcctgtgtgtgtgtgtgtgtgtgtgtgtgtgtgtgtgtgtgtgtgtgtgtgtgtgtgtgtgtgtgtgtgtgtgtgtgtgtgtgttcatgaggGTGTGTCTGCTGCTCATATAAACTCAGTCACTCCGGCGATTCATTCACTGCGGAAGCTCCTCCAACTAAAGACCCGTTTTACAGCATGTGAGTAACTCTAATGATTCAAATCATCAAGGGAATTAAGCAAAGCATATTGATAGTTATTAATGAATACGAGCCTTATACAAAACAACATGCTGAAATACTGAGATAGCTACCTCATGTGAACATTTACGACTGGTTTCGATTGTTTTTCTCAATGATAAACGTAAACATATGAAGTCACTTTATAGGAGAAAGTGCGACGTTTCTTAATGCCTCGAGTCATATATTTATGCGTCAGGACGTTCTGCACGTAGTTTGGTCAAAGTTGGCCAATCACAATCGTTTGTGGTGGTCGTTTGTCCAATGGGCTGAGAGAGCGATGAGCGCCCGAACAATGAGGAAGTTGAAGTACATGAAATGTAACTTAAACAGCTGTTAGAGTCAAAATATAACTTGTCATATTTGAAGTGGAGCTTGTCTGCATGTGTATTTAATATTCTACATGTTCTTTTTCATATTAATAATTCGTATTCACGAAGCAGTTCATATAACGGTCTGTAAATATAATGTCTtcttctgtgtgtttgtgttcagtGTGTCGGAATGGAGCATCTGTCAGCGGCGCACACGCGCTTTTCTCTCAGTCTCTTCCAGAAAATCAGTGAAGGAGACGCGACCGCTAATGTCTTCTATTCTCCTCTCAGCATCTCCGCTGCTCTTTCCATGCTGTCACTCGGAGCAGGAGGAAACACGGCATCACAGATGTCTAGGGTCagtctaaaagtagtctgattacagCACATCTTTATTTGCGATTATATAGCCGCCAAGTTCCCCTGTGCATCCAATCTGTATCTAAATAGAATCATTCAAATAGAACAATAAATCATTCATAAAAGTATAGAGAGAGCAAGAACACCAACAAGTTTTAATGTGGTATATTCATGATTGCGTGTGTTGAAGTGAACTTTTAAATCAGTTTTAATTGATGACTCGATGGTTCCGCTGTTTGTTTACTGAGGAAGGGTTTGGTTTCGGGTGTGTCTCTCATTCTGTACCTTGACATTAGTGAAGTTTCCATGACtgtaaaacagtatttttttcctGACTCTTCTGTCACAGAACTGATGTCGGTTGTGAGTCTCACCTTTGGAAAGTGTGGTTGACACAGTAAGGCAGTAAACTGTTGCGAAATGTTCTGTTATCATCGGCCCAGGGTTAGTAAATCCATCATAAAGCTTAAAGCAGTGTAGATTCATTTATTAACAAGTCTGATTTGACAGAATGACACTTGAAATGTAAAGCTGCTTGGttcaatgatttttttaaaataatgttgatCACAGCTCGTTGATATAATGCACTATATTTGACAGATTTCAGACACAGCTCTGCTTGTAGTGGGATTGTTTAATATGGCAGCTTGTTCTGTTGTTTCAAGTTGTAATTTGAAACCTTTCAAACTGGAACTGAAATAGGTTAGTGGTTGTCCCGATGGGTTAGGCCTTTGGTGTAATGAATGTAAATGTATGAAGGCATAATGCTGTGTGGGTCTGAGGGTCAAAGGACATCGCCATAGCAATAACACAGTGCTCCTGTGTCACAAGGGTTGCGCacacaaatgtttttttcttatcTTTGGGTGGAGGGTGACTAGTAATGACTGAATGCAGAAAGTCTTTATAGTGTTTGTCATACTTGGTGTCTTTCCTTTTCTCAGCGTTACTTTTACAGACTAACACAGCTGGTTAAACACTGTACTTTTCATGAACCGGATAGAGGCAAAGTTAAGTGTAACTATTCTTAATAAAGACTTTTGTGTGCAACTGTTTTTAACTGCTTATCATTTCACATGGCAGATGAAGAGGTTTACGGTTTGAGTTCAGATGTTTGCTCATTATCAGCCACATCGGGgtcagccgtggcctaatggttagagagtcggacttgtaacccaaaggttgcgggtctCGAGTCTCAGGTTCGGCAGGGATTGTCgttggggggagtgaataaccagtgctctctctccaccctcaatacacAACGACTGTGAGGCCCTTGAGCAAGACACTGAACCCCCAAGTGCTCCCCgggccgtgtgtgtgtgtgtgtgtgtgtgtgtgtgtgtgtgtgtgtgtgtgtgtgtgtgtgtgtgtgtgtgtgtgtgtgtatcagtggtgtgtgtgtgtatcagtggtgtgtgtgtgtgtgtgtgtgtgtgtgtgtgtgtgtgtgtgtgtgtgtgtgtgtgtgtgtgtgtatcagtggtgtgtgtgtgtgtgtgtgtgtgtgtgtgtgtgtgtgtgtgtgtgtgtgtgtgtatcagtggtgtgtgtgtgtgtgtgtgtgtgtgtgtgtgtgtgtgtgtgtgtgtgtgtgtgtgtatcagtggtgtgtgtgtgtgtgtgtgtgtgtgtgtgtgtgtgtgtgtatcagtggtgtgtgtgtgtgtgtatcagtggtgtgtgtgtgtgtgtgtgtgtgtgtgtgtgtgtgtgtgtgtgtgtgtgtgtgtgtgtaaaatgcaGAGCAAaaattccaagtatgggtcaccatacttggccacatgtcACGTCCTTTCCTTTTCCTATCTACAACTTTAGCATGAAGAAACTGTCATTCACTGTTTGTATCCAGGCTTTGCATTTTCCTGAAGCAGAGGCAGAAATCCACACTGGCTTCAGCAAACTCCTGGGCGAGATAAACAAAGCCGGAGCTCCGTACGCTCTGAGTCTCGCCAGTCGCCTCTATGGAGAGCAGTCCTACACGTTCGTCGAGGTGAGTTCAGTTTATTCACACGCAGAGAGAACACGTACTCTTAAGACAGATGTGGTTCTTGTAATGCTTgaatgtctaaataaataaaactgttttgtTTTAACTTCAGATATGTATACAATGATTTGTGCAGCATGCCAGTATTTCTTCTCTCTGTTGTTACAGAAATTTCTTAGTGACACAAAACGACTGTATGAGGCTGAACTGGAGACCGTCAACTTCATCAGCAATGCAGACGCAGCTCGTACAGACATCAACACCTGGGTGGAGAAACAGACACAAGGTGCAAAAACAGTTTGAACTTCTTTTACAATGAATGCTATGTTAGGAAGAAAACGtcattaaaaaagtcattaaagggatagttcacccaaaaatgaaaatttaatgtttatctgcttacccccaatgcatccaagatgtaggtgactttgtttcctcagaaaaacacaaacgaagatttttaatgaaaaccggtgccgtctgccagccttatcatggacgtggatgggcaccaaacctttaaaagtaaacaaaaacatgcacagacaaatccaaattacactctgcggctcgtgacgatacactgatgtcctaagacacgaaacgatcggtttttgcgagaaacggaacagtatttatatcattttttacctttgatacacagccacgtccatctctcctgagcacgagtttggcatcagtcacatcacatgagcacgcgcttctggcgtagaatacgcaaacgccggaaggggaaatcagtgaaaagtcccggatgagtttgtgcaagcaaacgtaatcttttagctttaaaacggtttaaacaatcaggataagcgcaagtaattaccattttgaataaccgctatacccacaatctctgtgcactgtggaaacaatgagtgtcgtattcatgcgacagatgcgtattctacaccagaagcgcgtgctcatgtgacgtgactgatgccaaactcgtgctcatgacagatggacgtggctgtgtatcaaaggtaaaaaatgatataaatactgttccgtttctcgcaaaaaccgatcgtttcgtgtcttaggacatcagtgtatcgtcacgagccgcagggtgtaatttggatttgtctgtgcatgtttttgtttacttttaaaggtttggtgcccattcacgtccatgataaggctggcagacggcaccggttttcattaaaaatcttcgtttgtgtttttctgaggaaacaaagtcacctacatcttggatgcattgggggttagcagataaacatcaaattttcatttttgggtgaactatccctttaatgtgccATGACTTTATCGACTGATTATGTGctgtatcagtaataataaacCTTGCATTCCTGCTGTGTCGGTTTGAATGTTCATTTATAATCACAGAGAAGATCAAGGATCTCCTGGCCGAGGGAGACGTGGATTCGCTGACCAGACTGGTCCTGGTGAACGCCATCTACTTCAAGGGGAACTGGGAGAGGAAGTTTGGAGAGGAACACACCAGAGAGATGCCGTTCAAGATCAACAAGGTGAGATTTCACAAGAGCTTTTTACTGGACCGGTAAGTTTGCACTTCAGTTCACTTCTTCAGTTTGTGGCCTTTGTCTGTGAGATGCACagt
It encodes the following:
- the LOC141300515 gene encoding leukocyte elastase inhibitor-like, producing MEHLSAAHTRFSLSLFQKISEGDATANVFYSPLSISAALSMLSLGAGGNTASQMSRALHFPEAEAEIHTGFSKLLGEINKAGAPYALSLASRLYGEQSYTFVEKFLSDTKRLYEAELETVNFISNADAARTDINTWVEKQTQEKIKDLLAEGDVDSLTRLVLVNAIYFKGNWERKFGEEHTREMPFKINKNESKPVQMMFQKAKFPLAFIPAMKCQILELPYAGKDLSMLIMLPNAMEDDTTGLEKLESALTYENFVEWTRPDMMDLVEVEVALPRFRLEETYDMKALLMSLGMVDAFDLQRADFSGLSPNNDLVLSKVVHKSFVEVNEEGTEAAAATGAVMMMRCLMRPERFHADHPFLFFIRHNPSKSVLFYGRVCSP